ATTAAACGAACGTAAGGTTGGCCGCCGATTTTCGCCATTGAAAAAACTTCCTCGCATCCCGCCTTTAATTTTTCCAACGCTTCCTTTTCCCAGGCGTCGGGAGCATTCTCAGGATTTAAAGGAGAAAGGCTAGTGAAATGTCCCCTTAGTCCCAGTTCCTCCCAACCTGTTTTGTATAATTGACGCATGAGAAAGCCGGAGTTCATCAACGTCAACCGCTTCCCCGAAGGCGTTGTGATATCCCGTTCCTGGATCTTGGATAAAAAGGGATTGGGCTGTATCTCTTCGCTGACGGGGACGTAAACGCCGCCCTGTTTCGCCACCCAGATTTCAAGAATGAGGTCTTTTTTCAAGGAGCCACGGGCTTCCATGCGCGCCATATCGTCCAAATGCCGATATTGCAGATGAATAATCCTGCCCAGAGAGGCGGCGATAATCATAGTCCATGCGAAAAACGATATCCAAGCGAATCGTTTCAGGGAGCGAATGGCTGGAAAAGAATGATCCTGGATCAACAAGAAAGCAAACCTCGATTCGTAAATATCTTCATGCGAACGTATTCCACGACGGAAGGGGATCGTTCAGATGCCGGACAATGGCGAAATAGTAGCAATATTTCCATCCAATTTGGACGGGAGAGAATGAGAAATTTGTTTGAATTAGGCCGATTTATTATTCTAGGGATAACGGGAAGAATGATTTTCTATTCGATCTTGCCCAACGCTTGCGGAGGGCGGTTGGAAAATCGTCTCAATGATAAAATCGCCAGCGCCGCCGCGAAAGGCAATAGCAATAATACGCGCGAGGGAAGAGCCGGAATGACGCTCTGCAACCTCTCCCCCATCGCTTCCAGGCAGCCGAACGCCAAACAGGCGCCCGCCGCCCGCAAGGGCCGCCAGCCGCTGCAAATCAAAATCGCCAGCGCCACGAAGCCGCGCCCGTTGGTCATCCCTACGCTGAATTGGCTGATGTCGCCTAACGAGAGTTGCGCCCCTCCCAATCCGGCCAATACGCCGCTGAGGCCGACAGCGGCGCAACGCTGCCATCCGACGTTCACTCCCGCCGCCGCCGCCGCGCTGGGATTCTCACCGCAGGCGCGCAGACGCAAGCCGAATCGCGTATGGTAAAATAAATAGACCGTCCATAAAATGACGATCGCCAAAAGGATATGCAATGGAGATAAAGGAAATAGCAGATCGGATAAAATAGGAATCGACGCATCGCTTCCCGTCAGTGCAGGCATTTTGGGAACCTCCGGCGAGTTGCCCCGCGCATGAAAAATCCGTTCCAAAAGAAAGCCCGTCATCCCCATAGCCATCAGATTGATTCCCATGCCGCTGACGATCTGATCGGCCTTCCATCGCAAACAAACGAGCGCGTGGAACAAACCCATCGATCCGCCTCCCATCGCCGCCGCCAACGCTCCCAGCCAGGGATCGCCCGTCGTCCAGGAAACGGCCGCTCCCGCAAACGCGCCCGTAAGCATCATTCCTTCCAATCCGATATTGATGACGCCGGAACGTTCGCTGAATGCGCCGCCCGCCGCCGCCCACAACAGAGGAGCGCCCTTCAAGAATCCTGAATGGATCAGCAAGGGAATTTCATGCGCCAGCCACAGCGAATAGGCTTCAATCATAGCGGCGCCTCCTCGTAAAAACGGCGAGGCTTATAATCAATATTCCTTCCAACAT
This portion of the Candidatus Omnitrophota bacterium genome encodes:
- a CDS encoding ABC transporter permease, with protein sequence MIEAYSLWLAHEIPLLIHSGFLKGAPLLWAAAGGAFSERSGVINIGLEGMMLTGAFAGAAVSWTTGDPWLGALAAAMGGGSMGLFHALVCLRWKADQIVSGMGINLMAMGMTGFLLERIFHARGNSPEVPKMPALTGSDASIPILSDLLFPLSPLHILLAIVILWTVYLFYHTRFGLRLRACGENPSAAAAAGVNVGWQRCAAVGLSGVLAGLGGAQLSLGDISQFSVGMTNGRGFVALAILICSGWRPLRAAGACLAFGCLEAMGERLQSVIPALPSRVLLLLPFAAALAILSLRRFSNRPPQALGKIE